A stretch of the Verrucomicrobiota bacterium genome encodes the following:
- a CDS encoding NAD-dependent epimerase/dehydratase family protein: MKKILLLGAGGFVGSHLAVELLKRERFSITALDITHDKLDEGLRRAAQFELNDSQLVDSAQEIDDIVSKIKYVDLDIMDPARQDDLKSLISENDIVVNLIAICNPAVYVSDPIFTFDIGFRGNLNVFDICVKFDRRLIQFSTSEVYGKSPSIYVEDGEFLFNEDSSNLIMGPINRHRWIYACGKQLLERIIHAHGIKKNFHYSIIRPFNYIGEMIDYLPSQKEGSPRVFSHFMDALLNSSPLKLVNGGNQKRCYTYIKDATEAHVRIIEEEETCDKEIFNVGTNDNETSIRDLAFRMRDIYDKHFRTEGQALSSIVDISGSEFYGEGYDDVDRRLLDNSKLIKLTGWKPEYDLDQMLLRIMSYYVSQVRMDV, translated from the coding sequence ATGAAAAAAATCCTATTACTTGGCGCTGGTGGATTCGTTGGCTCCCACCTCGCAGTTGAACTACTCAAACGCGAACGTTTTTCGATAACCGCGTTGGATATCACGCATGATAAACTCGACGAGGGACTGAGGCGGGCTGCGCAATTCGAACTCAACGATTCTCAACTCGTCGATAGTGCGCAAGAAATCGATGACATCGTCAGTAAAATCAAATACGTCGATCTGGATATTATGGATCCGGCACGACAGGACGATTTGAAATCTCTCATCTCGGAAAATGATATCGTCGTTAACCTGATAGCCATATGCAATCCAGCTGTCTACGTGAGTGATCCCATTTTCACATTTGATATTGGGTTCCGGGGGAACTTGAATGTTTTTGATATTTGCGTGAAATTTGATCGACGACTCATCCAGTTCTCCACCTCGGAAGTCTATGGAAAATCACCCAGCATTTACGTTGAGGATGGCGAGTTTCTATTCAATGAAGATTCGAGCAACTTAATCATGGGGCCCATCAACCGGCATCGATGGATATACGCCTGTGGCAAGCAATTGTTAGAACGCATTATACACGCTCACGGAATAAAAAAGAATTTTCACTATTCGATCATCAGGCCGTTCAACTACATTGGAGAAATGATCGATTATCTTCCTTCACAGAAAGAAGGAAGTCCCAGAGTTTTTAGTCACTTTATGGATGCGCTGTTAAATAGCTCTCCGCTGAAGCTGGTAAATGGTGGCAATCAGAAACGATGCTACACGTACATTAAAGATGCGACCGAAGCCCATGTACGAATCATTGAAGAGGAAGAGACCTGCGACAAAGAAATTTTTAATGTTGGCACCAACGACAATGAAACATCGATCCGCGACTTGGCCTTCAGAATGAGGGATATTTACGATAAACATTTCCGGACCGAAGGGCAGGCGCTATCCTCCATTGTCGATATCAGCGGATCCGAGTTTTACGGCGAAGGTTACGACGATGTCGACCGAAGGTTACTCGACAATTCGAAGCTGATCAAACTGACAGGATGGAAACCGGAATACGACTTGGATCAAATGCTTCTTCGCATTATGTCTTACTATGTCAGTCAGGTTAGGATGGATGTTTAA